The Chitinispirillales bacterium DNA segment TATTTTTTATAAAAAAACCTATTTCCTCATCCGTAAAACCGCCTTCCGCACCTATTACGATTCCGCATCTTTGATTTTTCTCAGGCTTAAATTCCTCAGGATTTTTGGAAGGGTGAAATACGAAACAAGGATAATTTTTTACATTTGCGGTAAAAATGTATTCTGTAAAATTCTTAAAAGATTGATGAAAGTAAACATTAGGTAAAATTGTATCAGCCGCTTGCATAAGCGCATTTTCAATAATTTTATCTATTGAATTTTGCGACAAAAACGGACTTTGCCAATAACTTTTTTCTACTTTAAACGATTGAAAAAAATGAATTTCTTTTACTCCGAAACATACGGCGTCCAATAGAATTCTTCGAAAAACTTTCGGACGCGGTAAAGCGCAAAAAAGAATAGCGGGATTTTCTTTAGGGGGATTTTTGTATAAATTCACTGTTATTTTAATGCTTTTTTCGGTGATTTCAATTATTTCGCCAATACCGATTTTTTTTTCGAGTAAGCCGATTTTTATCGTATCGCCATTTTGTGATTTAAGTGTTTTTTTTATGTGTTCAAAACGGAAATCTGAAAATTCAGCGGTATGTTCGTCAATAAAATCGGATGGTTTTAATAAGATTAAATTCATAAGAAATACAAAGGACACGGAGGAACCGGGAATCGAACCCGGAAACCGATTTCTCGGTCACGGTTTAGCAAACCGCTGCACTACCATTATGCGACCCCTCCAAAATTTAACGGCGGAGGACGAGAGACTCGAACTCCCAAGCCTTACGGCGACGGTTTTCAAGACCGCTGACTTACCAACTAGCCTAGTCCTCCGTTGATTCTCGGTAAGCAAAATACTATTTATCTGCGCTCACTGTCAAGGTTTTTATCGTATTTTTCAATTATAGTTTAATCGCAATTCCATCGGCTATATCCAACCCTTTGTCCGTAAGTTTGCAGACTCCGTTTTTAATAATCATATAATCGTTTTCAATTAAATTATTGACGTATTTTTTGTTTTTCACTAAAAAATCAATGCCGAATTTAACGCCGAATTCCGACAGTGAAAAGCCGTCGCTTGTCCGTAATTTAAGCATTAAAAATTCTGTCTTTTTCTGCTCTAATAATAAATTTTCGATAAAGTCCGCCGCAATTTCATTACGGTTTAGTAGTTCACAATATTTTTCTATATCGGAAATATTCGCACTACGTTTATTTTCGCCGTCAAACGAATGCGAAGAAGGCCCAAATCCTATATATCGCCCATAATTCCAATAATTTTCGTTGTGGCGGCAACGGCAACCGTTTTTTGCAAAATTACTGACTTCGTAACGTTCAAATCCGCTTTTTTGCAAAAAATTTCGTGAATATTTTACTATTTTTTCTATTTCACTTTCATTTGGCAAGTTAAATTTTTCACGGTTTTTTCCAAAGAACGAATTTTCGGCTATTGTTAATTCGTAAAGCGAGATATGTTTTATTACTGGAATTTTACAGACG contains these protein-coding regions:
- the hemW gene encoding radical SAM family heme chaperone HemW, whose protein sequence is MISLYFHIPFCKKKCNYCDFYSITDEKQINKFIAALKKEIILRKNETHGKEIDTIFFGGGSPSVLTESQFCEISDFIKQNFKIAVNYEWTIEVNPENYSEEKAKIWQECGVNRLSIGIQSLNDDELNICGRIHDRKQAIGVLRSKILKRFDNVNADLIYGLPNQNKNSFSETLKTVCKIPVIKHISLYELTIAENSFFGKNREKFNLPNESEIEKIVKYSRNFLQKSGFERYEVSNFAKNGCRCRHNENYWNYGRYIGFGPSSHSFDGENKRSANISDIEKYCELLNRNEIAADFIENLLLEQKKTEFLMLKLRTSDGFSLSEFGVKFGIDFLVKNKKYVNNLIENDYMIIKNGVCKLTDKGLDIADGIAIKL
- a CDS encoding RNA methyltransferase, giving the protein MNLILLKPSDFIDEHTAEFSDFRFEHIKKTLKSQNGDTIKIGLLEKKIGIGEIIEITEKSIKITVNLYKNPPKENPAILFCALPRPKVFRRILLDAVCFGVKEIHFFQSFKVEKSYWQSPFLSQNSIDKIIENALMQAADTILPNVYFHQSFKNFTEYIFTANVKNYPCFVFHPSKNPEEFKPEKNQRCGIVIGAEGGFTDEEIGFFIKNNAKIVGLGTRILKVEQAICAILGKL